Proteins encoded in a region of the Benincasa hispida cultivar B227 chromosome 2, ASM972705v1, whole genome shotgun sequence genome:
- the LOC120071098 gene encoding protein transport protein Sec61 subunit gamma-like produces the protein MDAIDSVVDPFRVFAKDSVRLVKRCHKPDRNEFTKVAFRTAIGFVVMGFVGFFVKLVFILINNIIVGSG, from the exons ATGGACGCCATTGATTCAGTCGTTGATCCTTTCAGAGTGTTCGCTAAGGATAGCGTTCGTCTCGTCAAAAGATGCCACAAGCCTGATCGCAATG AATTCACTAAAGTGGCATTCCGTACGGCAATCGGTTTCGTCGTCATGGGATTTGTTGGGTTTTTCGTCAAGTTGGTCTTTATTCTGATTAACAATATAATCGTCGGATCTGGATAG